The following proteins are co-located in the Pochonia chlamydosporia 170 chromosome 6, whole genome shotgun sequence genome:
- a CDS encoding LysM domain-containing protein (similar to Metarhizium robertsii ARSEF 23 XP_007816348.1): MHLKSLLVTGFLPQLLSASEMRSRGVVCSFSTPASNRDTCESFAKTWGLDVAKLTSLNPGIQCPDLVVGQNYCVVGEVSTVPDSTTQSSTSIKTSSTTTTSTSTKTISSSPYTPTQPGLTPDCDKFYLVSAGDQCDGIEAKFSISSAQFYAWNPSINAECSNPWRGYYVCVHAPGAVVTPPTPTKPANGGISLDDFLKWNPDAGNNCQGLWANAYACINILPAFTLGTYYHTDCTGTIHNAAAIQMQTDGACINTDCQAGSVKVIPQGACPDGEIQISYWEQPGCTGKWFGYSYTSRDTCHRMWTDGWKFKSLHLRCASEKDDCVSKGTCTFDPEPANNVC; the protein is encoded by the exons ATGCATCTCAAGTCTCTTCTGGTCACGGGATTTCTCCCTCAGCTGCTTTCCGCCAGCGAGATGCGTTCGCGAGGCGTTGTCTGCAGCTTTTCCACGCCTGCAAGCAACAGAGATACTTGTGAATCTTTCGCTAAGACTTGGGGCCTGGATGTAGCCAAGCTAACATCGCTGAACCCCGGTATTCAGTGCCCTGACCTTGTTGTTGGCCAAAACTACTGTGTCGTAGGCGAAGTCTCGACAGTACCAGACAGTACGACTCAGTCATCAACGTCGATCAAGACATcgtcgacgacaacgacatcgacatcgacaaaAACAATATCGTCCTCTCCATACACTCCCACACAGCCTGGCTTGACACCCGACTGTGACAAGTTTTATCTCGTCTCAGCCGGCGACCAGTGtgatggcattgaagccaaaTTCAGCATCAGCTCGGCCCAATTTTATGCTTGGAACCCCTCCATCAACGCCG AATGTAGTAACCCGTGGCGTGGCTACTATGTTTGCGTTCATGCCCCGGGTGCTGTCGTGACACCACCCACACCGACAAAGCCGGCAAACGG TGGAATTTCTCTGGACGACTTTCTCAAGTGGAATCCAGATGCTGGAAATAACTGTCAAGGGCTGTGGGCAAATGCTTATGcctgcatcaacatcctACCAGCCTTTACTCTCGGCACCTACTACCATACCGATTGCACTGGTACTATACACAATGCGGCAGCCATTCAAATGCAGACGGATGGCGCGTGTATTAACACTGATTGCCAGGCAGGGTCTGTTAAAGTCATCCCGCAAGGTGCGTGCCCAGATGGCGAGATACAAATCAGCTACTGGGAGCAACCTGGCTGCACGGGGAAGTGGTTCGGGTATAGCTACACCAGCAGAGACACATGTCACAGGATGTGGACTGATGGCTGGAAATTCAAGTCGTTGCATTTGAGATGTGCCAGCGAAAAGGACGACTGCGTGAGTAAAGGCACTTGTACTTTTGACCCGGAGCCAGCAAACAATGTATGCTAG